A window of Miscanthus floridulus cultivar M001 chromosome 12, ASM1932011v1, whole genome shotgun sequence genomic DNA:
GGCCGCCCGCGCGCCCGGCCGCAGCTCCTCCCCGCGCCGCGCAGTGGAGTCCTCCCCCGGGCTCACCAAAGAGGAGCAGGAGCCGTCCCCGGCCGCCAGTGAGGCCCAGGAGCAGCTAGCGCCCGCGGCGGCAGCATTCGAGGTCGAAGAGCTTGGGTGGGGGACCCAGCTCGCCGTTAAGCTCCGCATGCTCGTGGCGCCGCCGTGGCAGCGCGTCCGCAAGGGAAGCGTCCTCAACATGAAGCTTCGCGGCGAGGTGATTGCTTCCGCACGGCACGGAGCACTTGCCGTTTATGCTCTCCTTTAATGCGATTTGATCATTTCATACATCCTGAAGGTCTTCGTAATGTGTGTCTTAGcctcttagggcctgtttgggtcCATTGTGATTATAATAATCAGCTAAAATAATCTAATTGTGATCCCAACAGGCCTAGATTATGACCTGGATTATATCCACCTCGGACCTGGTTTTTGGTGATCATGAATATTTTTCACTTGAACTAAGAATAATCCAGGAATCCAAACACTCACATCATTATAGTTCATAATCTAGATTGTAATAGTCCTCTGTATAATCTAAGATTATAATAATCCAGTTGTGATCACCCTTAATCCAGTTGAGAATTTTGTTAAGGCAGCATATGACCCACTATCTGGAACAAGCAAACGGACAAGCTGGTCAGGTCAGCGTGCATCATGCAGGTTATTGAAGGCCAGTATTCATCGGCAATCTTGATTTGTTGGTAGATCGATCAAGCACATATAGCTAATTAGCTAGCATATATAGTCAGCCAAGAGAAGAGATAAAAATTTGGCACTGCATATTAGCTAGCATGTACATGCCTGGTGTGTTAGCTGTTACTCTGCATCGTTGTTGCTTTACCTTTTTTCTACAATTTCATGAATGTAACTAACACAGTAGTCATGTCATCCTTGTATAGGAATCAAGTGA
This region includes:
- the LOC136498367 gene encoding serine protease SPPA, chloroplastic-like isoform X3; the protein is MPSPRRRPPRPARPRARAARVPAPPRRQAARAPGRSSSPRRAVESSPGLTKEEQEPSPAASEAQEQLAPAAAAFEVEELGWGTQLAVKLRMLVAPPWQRVRKGSVLNMKLRGE
- the LOC136498367 gene encoding uncharacterized protein isoform X1 is translated as MPSPRRRPPRPARPRARAARVPAPPRRQAARAPGRSSSPRRAVESSPGLTKEEQEPSPAASEAQEQLAPAAAAFEVEELGWGTQLAVKLRMLVAPPWQRVRKGSVLNMKLRGEAAYDPLSGTSKRTSWSGQRASCRNQVRS
- the LOC136498367 gene encoding serine protease SPPA, chloroplastic-like isoform X2 is translated as MPSPRRRPPRPARPRARAARVPAPPRRQAARAPGRSSSPRRAVESSPGLTKEEQEPSPAASEAQEQLAPAAAAFEVEELGWGTQLAVKLRMLVAPPWQRVRKGSVLNMKLRGEESSEKLAMGEFFWHKTS